The DNA region GATGCTCGATCGCCTTGAAGCTGTGAGTGGAACATTACCCCAGGGGGGGGCTTTATGTCTGCGGAAGCGTTTCTATGTGTGTATTACAGTAATAAATTATTGTTTTGCGATAATTTATGGTTTAGCGTTTGCTCACATTCATTCCCTGTGAGGTGTTGCCGTGACTTCCAATCGTCTCGCTCAATTGAGCCAACGCATGGCTGCTGTAACTCTTTTTCTTATCGTCGCAATGCTGGCGATCAATGTTGTGCTTTGGCTCTTTCCTTTCCTGGCTGCGAAGGATGGATGGGGGCTCGGTTTTGCGCTTACCGATCGCCAGCTCTCGCATATCACCGATAAAGCGATGTTGTTCCCGTGGTGGCAAATACTAGGCGGCATTCTGCTGTCGAGCGTGCCATTGCTGGCACTGGCATACGGCTTGGGAAACTTGCGTCGACTGTTCCGGAACTATTCGCGCGGTGAGTATTTTTCCAGTGAGTCGGCTGTTCATTTAGGTCTGGTCGGAAGGGGCGTGGCGCTCTGGGTGTTGCTTGATTTCTTGTGCGAGCCCGTGCTCAGCTTCTGGGTGACAATGAATGAGCCGGTCGGTGAACGGCTGATTACCCTCAGTGTCACGGCTCCCACCTTTGTCGCGTTGTTCCTGGCTGCGTGTATATCGATCATTGCGCGTATTCTCAGGCAGGCCAGTGAAGTGGACTCTGAATACCGCACCTTTGTTTGAGAATTTTATGTCAATTGCCATTCAGCTGGACGTGATGCTCGCACTGCGCAAAGTCAAATCCAAAGACCTCGCCGCCGCTATCGGCATTACCGAAGCGAACCTGTCGCTGTTGAAGCAGGGCAAGGTCAAGGGGCTGCGCCTGGCGACGCTGGACGCGATCTGCAAACATTTGAATTGTCAGCCGGGTGACCTGTTGATCCATGTGCCTGACGTCGAGTAAAAGTAAGCGCTCCATTGCGCCTGCTTGTTGTGCTGCGTCCACATTTTAACGCCTCGGCGGTGTGTTGCTGGCAGCGGCTGGCGACTGTTCGGCGCGCATCTGGTGGCCAATCGTTGAGGAGTTCTGAATGAGCAAACTGCGGGTAGGCATTATTTTTGGTGGTCGTTCGGCTGAACACGAAGTGTCGCTGCAATCGGCGAAAAACATCGTCGATGCATTGGATCGGTCGCGCTTCGAACCGGTGCTGATAGGCATCGACAAGCAAGGTCACTGGCATCTGAACGACCCTTCGAACTTCCTGCTCAACCAGGAAAACCCGGCGCTTATCACCCTTAATCAATCCAACCGTGAACTGGCCGTCGTGCCGGGCAAGGTCAGTCAGCAATTGGTGGAAACCTCCGGTCAGGAACTGCTGGGCCACGTCGATGTGATCTTCCCGATCGTCCACGGCACCTTGGGCGAAGACGGTTGCCTGCAAGGCTTGCTGCGCATGGCTGATCTGCCGTTTGTCGGCTCTGATGTACTCGGTTCGGCCGTCTGCATGGACAAGGACATCAGCAAGCGTCTGCTGCGTGACGCCGGGTTGGCGGTCACGCCGTTCGTCACCCTGACCCGCGCCACCGCGGCGCGCACCGGGTTCGCCGAGGTGCAAGGCAAACTCGGCTTGCCGCTATTCGTCAAACCGGCGAACCAGGGATCTTCCGTCGGCGTGAGCAAGGTGAATGACGAAGCCGAGTACGCGGCAGCAGTAGAACTGGCCCTGGGTTTCGATGAGAAAGTCTTGGTCGAGTCCGCCGTCAGCGGCCGCGAGATCGAATGCGCGGTACTCGGCAATGAAAACGCCATCGCCAGCGGTTGTGGCGAGATCGTGGTGCGCAGCGGGTTTTATTCCTACGACAGCAAATACATCGACGCTCAAGCGGCTGAAGTGGTGGTGCCGGCAAATATCAGCATCGAGGCCAGTGAACGCATCCGCGCCCTGGCCGTCGAGGCGTTTCAGGTGTTGGGCTGTTCCGGGCTGGCGCGGGTCGACGTGTTCCTGACCGAGAGTGGCGAAGTGCTGATCAATGAGATCAACTCGTTGCCCGGCTTCACCCGCATCAGCATGTACCCCAAGCTATGGCAGGCCACCGGTATGACGTACAGCGAGCTGGTCAGCCGTTTGATCGAGCTGGCGCTGGAGAAGCATAAGGCGCGGCAAACGCTGAAGATCTCTCGCTAGGCTCAATACAACAATAATTATTCGAGGAGACACGTCATGAAAGTCAGCGCACGTAACGTATTCAAAGGCATCATCAGTCAATTGCAACCCGGCGCGGTAAATGCCGAAGTCTCACTGAAGCTGTCAGGCGGTAATGAACTGGTGGCCGTGGTGACCATGGAAAGCGTGAAGAACCTCGGCCTGGCAGTTGGCAAGGAAGCGATCGCGCTGGTGAAGGCGCCGTGGGTCATGTTGATGACCGAATCCAGCGACATTCGCCTTTCGGCGCGCAACTGCCTGGAAGGCAAGGTCACCAGTGTCATCGATGGCGCCGTGAACGCCGAAGTGGTCATCCAGCTCGACGGCGGCACCGAAGTCTATTCGATCGTGACACGTCAGGCTGTGGCAGAACTGGGCCTGGCGCCGGGCGTGAGTGCGACGGCGGTGATCAAGGCGTCGCATATCATTTTGGGTGTGCCGGCTTGATTTAAACCCGGAGGTGGCTGTTCCAGCCTTCGGTATTTTCGTCAGTCTTTGAGCGGGATGTACAACTCGACCACGCTGTCGGGGTGCATTGGCCCGAAAAAGCGTTCGCCGCAGTATTCGAATTCGATACCTTCAGCTGGCGCCATTCCCGCAGCAGGTAACCATTCGCTATAGGCGGCCCGGAACGTTTCCGGCAGGGTGGTGACCGTCCCGTGGTGTTCGACCCGGGCGTACCGGCGAGCGGGTATCTCCATCTCCACCATGCCTTGAACAAGCGGGGCGTGCGGTCCTACCGGTAGTCCGGCGATGTAGCGCCATTGACCGTCATCCAGCGGCTGGCACACACCAAAAGTGCCCATCGGATCGGTCAGACGATCGATTTCCTCCTCGCGCGGCACAAAGCGCTGCCACATCTCGGCGATGGTGTCGTCGTCGTCCTGTTGCCAACTCATGCCCATGATCCGCAAGGCGGGGTAGGCGATTCGCGCCGGCGTTTGCATGGGTGGCAGGCTGCGCTCTGGTTGCGCCAAGTAGCGGGTCAGTTGCCCCAGGACTTGCTCGCTACGCTGGATGTCGGCTCTCAACTGCCGGGCATGCCCTTCGAGGGATTCGCGCAGGCTGGCGACGCTGTCCAGCCCGCCGTTGACCGCAAGGGCTCGAATATCCTCCAGCGCCATGCCCAGTTGTTTGAGCCAGACGATCCGCCCCAGTGTGACGATCTGTTCGGGGCGGTAATAGCGATAACCATTGTCGCGACCGGTCAGCGCCGGGATAAACAGGCCGATGCTGTCGTAGTGGCGCAGGGTTTTGGTGGTGAGCCCGTGGCTGCGGGCCATTTGTCCGATGGTAAGCATATGAAACCTCCTTTTAGACTGGTCGGGGGCCACGATAGAGCTTGCCGTAGGGGCAAGCTCAAGTCCCTGTGTGCGCCGTCAAACGATATCGATCACTACTTTGCCCAGTGCCCGCAGCCGGAGTATTGGTAGATCGACTGGGAACCGGTTCGACTCATACGCCTCGATGAGGGTGATCATGATGTCAAAGTAATCACCCTCGGGTGTGCCTGGCTCAGGCTCATTGTCGAAGAGTGCAGACACATTCTTGAGCGCTGTACGGTAGTCCTCGTCGGTGTGAATGGGGCGTACGTTCATGGGTTACTCCATCTCGACGGTATCAGCGTCGATCGCGTCGTAGTGTTTGTGGATGCCGACAATTTCCACACTCTATCGAAGAAGCAGTCATTTGCGGGTAGGAAAAGGCTGCGCGAGATTGCCGATCAGTATTCGTTAGCTATAAAAAAGGGCCTACGTCCCGGTAAGCCCTTGCTCATTCCCGCGTACGACTCAATCCCCCAACGCGGCCCCCTCACGCCGCGGATCGGCCCCACCCGCCCACGACGTTTTCCCCTGCGCATCCTTGACCCGGACAATCGCCTGAGTCCCGCTGGTCATGTCGATCTCGTTCAGGCTGTGCCCTTTGTCTTTCAGCGCCTGAATCAGCGCCGGGCTGAACTGTCCCTGTTCCAGTTCGGTCGGGCCGTTGCGGCTGCCGAAGTTGGGCAGGCTGATGGCGGCTTGTGGGTCGAGGTTCCAGTCGAGCAGGCCGATGGTGGATTTGGCGACGTATTCGATGATCTGCGAGCCGCCGGGGGAGCCGATGGTGGCGAGGAATTCGCCGCTCTGACGGTCGAAAATCAGGGTCGGTGCCATGGACGAGCGTGGGCGTTTGCCGGGTTCGACGCGGTTGGCAACCTTCTGGCCATTCTCTTCGGGGATGAACGAGAAGTCGGTCATCTGGTTGTTCAGCAGGAAACCCTGAACCATCAGGTGCGAGCCAAACGCGGATTCCACGGTGGTGGTCATGGACACGGCGCCGCCTTCGTCATCCACCGCCACCACTTGCGAGGTGGAGATGCGCAACGGCGAACGGTCCGGTGCGTAGGCGACCTGAATGCCTGGCGGGGTGCCGGGTTTGGCCGTGCCCATGCTGCGATCCCCAATGAGCGCGGCGCGGCTGGCCAGATAAGTCGGGTCCACCAGACCTTTGACGGGGACGGGCACGAAATCTGCGTCGGCCACGTAGAGCGCGCGGTCGGCGTAGGCCAGGCGCTCGGCTTCGGAGATCAGGTGCACGGCTTCAGGCGCCGGCTCAACGCCCGCAGGTTGGCTGGTCTTGACCGGTTTGAGCGGCGCCAGGGCAAAACGCGGGTCACGGGTTTCCAGAGCCTGCAGGGTGCCGAGGATCTGCGCCACGGCGATCCCGCCTGACGACGGCGGCGGCATGCCGCAGACCTGCCAGCGTTTGTAGTCGGTGCACAGCGGCGCGCGCTCCTTGGCGGTGTAGCCTTTGAGGTCGTTCAGCGACAGGCTGCCGGGGTTGGCGTGGCCCTGAACCTTGGCAACGATCTCTTGTGCGATGGGGCCTTTGTACAATGCATCCGGTCCTTCCTTGGCGATGCGTTTGAACACGGCGGCCAGCGCCGGGTTTTTCAGTTGCGTGCCTGCGGCTTTCGGGCTGCCATCGGCATTCAGGAAGTAGGCCGCCATGTCCGGCGAGCGTCGAATGGACGAGTCCGAGGCGATCAACTGGTGAAGGCGTGGCGAGATGGCGAAGCCTTGCTCCGCGAGTTTGATCGCCGGTTCGAACAGCCGCGCCCATGGCAGATGACCGTGTTTCTGATGGGCCAACTCAAGCGCTCGCAACACGCCCGGTGTCCCCACCGAACGACCGCCAATCTGCGCCTGGGTGAACGGCATCGGTTTGCCGTCGGCTTGCAGGAACAGCCTCTCGGTGGCGCCGGCCGGAGCGGTTTCGCGTCCGTCATAAGTGCGCACAGCCTTGCCATCCCAGAGCACGATCAACGCGCCACCGCCAATGCCCGAGGATTGCGGCTCGACCAGCGTCAGCACGGCCTGCATCGCAATTGCGGCATCGATTGCCGAACCGCCCTGACGCAACATCTCCCGCCCGGCCTCGGCCGCCAGCGGATTGGCCGCGGCCGCCATGTGTTTTGAGGCGTATTGGGTCTGCAGGTCAGTGCGATAACCTGACGCGATTTCCGGCGCAACAGGCAACGTCGAAGAGGTCGGAGCACTACAGGCTGCGAGGGTTAAAGCAGCGGCGATCAGCGAAAAGGCTGACAGGCGATAGTGGCTCAAGTGGAAGGTTGAGAACACGTGGGGGGCACTCCGTCCGTGGGAAAGATCAGGGGACTTTATCGGCCGAAAGGAAGTGACGCAAACCAGGGGCTACAGTAAAGACACTTTCGCCCTTCATGAGTCCGCGGATTTTCTGTAGGTTCGAGGGCAACAGACTGGCCATAAGATCAACAAGAGGCAGACATGCAGACCGAGTTCCCCACCCAGCCAAGTTACCGCACCCAGCGTGATCAATTTCTGGCCGCCGCGACCGCGGCCGGCGCGACGCTGACCGAGTACCCGCATCCGCTCAAAGGGCCGTTCGGTGAGTCGTTGAGCACCGATGTGGCCGTGCTGGGTGATCCGGGCGCCAAGCGTTTGCTGATTGCGCTGAGTGGCACTCATGGCGTCGAAGGCTTCTATGGTTCGGGATGTCAGATCAGGTGGTTGCAGGAGTTGGGCAAGCGTTCGCTGCCGGCCGATGTCGCGGTGGTGATGATCCACCTGATCAATCCGTGGGGCACTGCGTGGCTGCGTCGGGTCAACGAAGACAACATCGACCTGAACCGCAATCACCTGAACTTCGACCACGCATTGCCAGATAACCGGGCCTACGCAGCGCTTCATGAAATCTATGCCTGCACGCAGTTGCGGGGCTCGGAGCGTGATCGCGCCGATGCCTTGCTCGACGAACAGATTAGCGAACACGGTTGGCCAGCGGTGATGTCGATTGTCGAGGGTGGCCAGCACCGTCATCCCGATGGTTTGTTCTACGGCGGACTGGCACCGAGCTGGTCGAACCGCACGTTGCATCAGATCATTCAAAAGCATGTTTCCCATGCCGAAGTGGCGATGTGTTTCGACTTGCACACCGGTGCCGGGGAATACGGTCATCCGATGTTGCTGACCATTACCGAGTCGGCGTATCCGGCGCTTGCGGATGCGCAGGCCATCTATGGTCCCTGGCTCTATACCTTGCACACGGGCGCCGACACGCTGAGCGAAACCGGCGTTGCAGCCACGGCCACCGGCTACACCTCCCAGGCGTTGATCAACGCGCTGCCGCACGCGCGGTTGATGCCGTTTGTGATCGAGTGTGGGACGTATCCCGGCGCCGAGGTTCATCGTCATCTGCGCGATGATCACTGGCTGCACCTGCACGGCAATCCGAGAGATGCCGTGGGGCGCGGGATCAAGCTGAATCTGGTGGAGCAGTTCTATCCCGCCGACAGCGACTGGCAGGCGATGGTCTGGCTGCGCACCTGGCAGATTTGGGAGCGGGCATTGTCAGCGTTGCCGGCGATTTGTTCCTGATGCGACTTCTTGGGTGGCTCGGCGTAGGGGCACGCCTCACAGTTCGCTCCTCCGGAAAGTTCGCGCACTTCAAGGTGCGTGAAGGGTGTGCGCGAAACACTGCGCGAAAACATGCCGGCCGGTACTTGACGCGAGCCTTCCATGGGGTTGTTTCCCCAAATGGGGGAGAATGAACACTTCAGTTCTGAGTAGAGCAGTTTTTGATTCACTCCAGTGCCCCGCAAACGAGATGCGCCCGA from Pseudomonas sp. ACM7 includes:
- a CDS encoding DUF2975 domain-containing protein; the encoded protein is MTSNRLAQLSQRMAAVTLFLIVAMLAINVVLWLFPFLAAKDGWGLGFALTDRQLSHITDKAMLFPWWQILGGILLSSVPLLALAYGLGNLRRLFRNYSRGEYFSSESAVHLGLVGRGVALWVLLDFLCEPVLSFWVTMNEPVGERLITLSVTAPTFVALFLAACISIIARILRQASEVDSEYRTFV
- a CDS encoding helix-turn-helix transcriptional regulator, giving the protein MSIAIQLDVMLALRKVKSKDLAAAIGITEANLSLLKQGKVKGLRLATLDAICKHLNCQPGDLLIHVPDVE
- the ddlA gene encoding D-alanine--D-alanine ligase — its product is MSKLRVGIIFGGRSAEHEVSLQSAKNIVDALDRSRFEPVLIGIDKQGHWHLNDPSNFLLNQENPALITLNQSNRELAVVPGKVSQQLVETSGQELLGHVDVIFPIVHGTLGEDGCLQGLLRMADLPFVGSDVLGSAVCMDKDISKRLLRDAGLAVTPFVTLTRATAARTGFAEVQGKLGLPLFVKPANQGSSVGVSKVNDEAEYAAAVELALGFDEKVLVESAVSGREIECAVLGNENAIASGCGEIVVRSGFYSYDSKYIDAQAAEVVVPANISIEASERIRALAVEAFQVLGCSGLARVDVFLTESGEVLINEINSLPGFTRISMYPKLWQATGMTYSELVSRLIELALEKHKARQTLKISR
- a CDS encoding molybdopterin-binding protein, which codes for MKVSARNVFKGIISQLQPGAVNAEVSLKLSGGNELVAVVTMESVKNLGLAVGKEAIALVKAPWVMLMTESSDIRLSARNCLEGKVTSVIDGAVNAEVVIQLDGGTEVYSIVTRQAVAELGLAPGVSATAVIKASHIILGVPA
- a CDS encoding MerR family transcriptional regulator, whose translation is MLTIGQMARSHGLTTKTLRHYDSIGLFIPALTGRDNGYRYYRPEQIVTLGRIVWLKQLGMALEDIRALAVNGGLDSVASLRESLEGHARQLRADIQRSEQVLGQLTRYLAQPERSLPPMQTPARIAYPALRIMGMSWQQDDDDTIAEMWQRFVPREEEIDRLTDPMGTFGVCQPLDDGQWRYIAGLPVGPHAPLVQGMVEMEIPARRYARVEHHGTVTTLPETFRAAYSEWLPAAGMAPAEGIEFEYCGERFFGPMHPDSVVELYIPLKD
- the ggt gene encoding gamma-glutamyltransferase, which gives rise to MFSTFHLSHYRLSAFSLIAAALTLAACSAPTSSTLPVAPEIASGYRTDLQTQYASKHMAAAANPLAAEAGREMLRQGGSAIDAAIAMQAVLTLVEPQSSGIGGGALIVLWDGKAVRTYDGRETAPAGATERLFLQADGKPMPFTQAQIGGRSVGTPGVLRALELAHQKHGHLPWARLFEPAIKLAEQGFAISPRLHQLIASDSSIRRSPDMAAYFLNADGSPKAAGTQLKNPALAAVFKRIAKEGPDALYKGPIAQEIVAKVQGHANPGSLSLNDLKGYTAKERAPLCTDYKRWQVCGMPPPSSGGIAVAQILGTLQALETRDPRFALAPLKPVKTSQPAGVEPAPEAVHLISEAERLAYADRALYVADADFVPVPVKGLVDPTYLASRAALIGDRSMGTAKPGTPPGIQVAYAPDRSPLRISTSQVVAVDDEGGAVSMTTTVESAFGSHLMVQGFLLNNQMTDFSFIPEENGQKVANRVEPGKRPRSSMAPTLIFDRQSGEFLATIGSPGGSQIIEYVAKSTIGLLDWNLDPQAAISLPNFGSRNGPTELEQGQFSPALIQALKDKGHSLNEIDMTSGTQAIVRVKDAQGKTSWAGGADPRREGAALGD
- a CDS encoding DUF2817 domain-containing protein, whose translation is MQTEFPTQPSYRTQRDQFLAAATAAGATLTEYPHPLKGPFGESLSTDVAVLGDPGAKRLLIALSGTHGVEGFYGSGCQIRWLQELGKRSLPADVAVVMIHLINPWGTAWLRRVNEDNIDLNRNHLNFDHALPDNRAYAALHEIYACTQLRGSERDRADALLDEQISEHGWPAVMSIVEGGQHRHPDGLFYGGLAPSWSNRTLHQIIQKHVSHAEVAMCFDLHTGAGEYGHPMLLTITESAYPALADAQAIYGPWLYTLHTGADTLSETGVAATATGYTSQALINALPHARLMPFVIECGTYPGAEVHRHLRDDHWLHLHGNPRDAVGRGIKLNLVEQFYPADSDWQAMVWLRTWQIWERALSALPAICS